The following are encoded together in the Drosophila sechellia strain sech25 chromosome 3R, ASM438219v1, whole genome shotgun sequence genome:
- the LOC6619726 gene encoding carboxypeptidase N subunit 2 produces MAVLWWLLSLQVVLILPPSYHLATPSSGSGQLRRLWLQDHCSAGICTNVVIGPSDYVILSQAPIGGTTMLTFLNSSISKIPHLLFDTFPDLQVLRMENCSLETFEKPQFEGASNLMSLFLGHNRLKDIPKNIFLGADNLATLHLQGNQLKQLGNHSFHALKEVKELSLAENQLEQISLGVFSGMRKLMDLNLAGNRLNALPRGIFDRNLNLTKLNLGRNRFTAFEWELLKLQPVFTQLDISGNIFQELTLNFTMLDVAIAHSCDLRRLTVYGVIHELDLHNNSLREMPHIPLAANVSSLDLSHNPLGNLQGNPLRRFTSLLRLNLSATGAHELPEGLFKKQSHLQMLDISGNSIYSLKITIFDSLKALQYFYFQQNNWNCDFLQLLMSSFVKRKDISFMEDITAPELVDDYVDGIACWYESDKQSKKCESGGSDAAMELSVVRNEIKTFTELVEKKFVKVYRMLEELKMKL; encoded by the coding sequence ATGGCGGTACTCTGGTGGTTGCTCTCGCTGCAGGTGGTGCTGATCTTACCGCCCAGTTACCACCTGGCCACGCCCTCCTCCGGGAGCGGTCAGTTGCGTCGTCTTTGGCTGCAGGATCATTGCAGTGCGGGAATTTGCACGAATGTCGTGATAGGTCCCAGTGATTACGTGATCCTATCACAAGCACCCATTGGGGGCACCACCATGCTCACCTTTCTGAACTCGAGCATTTCCAAGATACCGCATTTGTTGTTCGACACCTTTCCGGATCTGCAGGTTCTGCGCATGGAAAACTGTTCGCTGGAAACTTTCGAGAAACCGCAGTTCGAAGGTGCCAGCAATTTAATGAGCTTATTCCTGGGACACAATCGTCTGAAGGATATACCTAAGAATATATTCTTGGGCGCAGACAATCTGGCCACATTGCATCTGCAAGGAAATCAGTTGAAACAGCTGGGAAATCATAGTTTCCATGCCTTGAAAGAAGTGAAGGAACTTTCGCTGGCGGAAAATCAACTGGAGCAAATTTCTCTTGGAGTTTTTAGCGGCATGAGGAAGCTAATGGACCTTAATCTGGCTGGAAATCGGTTGAATGCTCTACCAAGAGGCATCTTCGATCGGAATTTGAACCTTACTAAACTAAATCTGGGCAGAAACCGGTTCACCGCCTTCGAATGGGAACTGTTGAAGCTGCAGCCGGTATTCACTCAGTTGGATATTTCTGGAAATATCTTCCAGGAGTTAACTCTCAACTTTACCATGCTGGATGTGGCTATAGCTCATAGTTGCGATTTGAGGAGGTTGACCGTTTACGGAGTAATCCATGAACTTGACTTGCACAACAACTCGCTGAGGGAAATGCCACACATTCCACTGGCCGCCAATGTGAGCAGTCTGGATTTGTCGCACAATCCATTAGGAAACCTACAGGGCAATCCGTTGCGTAGATTCACATCGCTGTTGCGATTGAATCTTTCTGCCACCGGTGCCCACGAGCTGCCAGAGGGATTGTTCAAGAAACAGAGCCATCTGCAAATGCTGGATATATCAGGAAACTCCATATACTCGTTGAAGATCACAATCTTCGACAGTTTGAAGGCGCTGCAGTATTTCTACTTTCAGCAGAACAATTGGAACTGCGATTTCCTGCAACTTCTAATGAGTTCGTTTGTGAAACGCAAGGACATTTCCTTCATGGAGGATATAACAGCACCCGAATTAGTGGACGATTATGTGGATGGCATTGCCTGTTGGTATGAGAGCGACAAGCAGTCCAAGAAGTGTGAGTCTGGTGGCTCGGATGCTGCCATGGAACTCTCGGTGGTGCGAAATGAGATCAAGACATTCACCGAGTTGGTGGAGAAGAAGTTCGTCAAGGTCTATCGCATGTTGGAGGAGCTGAAGATGAAGCTATAG
- the LOC6619727 gene encoding collagen alpha-2(XI) chain: MNRRVQILVILGLVFGSHARIPNLRRVVGSGRSSLDIDVEEPTGPQILIYSPGDAMARSDDQEPSFHEPQIREEVADTEPDKDSRKVPDYLYSNAIPMVNDQNVKYVVPQVAAFPVAYGPQLISNKNAISSNQGNGLSYVVVPRVQLGFNVQGQSGFNWPGLNLLPSNLAGESTAAEKEEPHPPTAYIPIPVPGPPGPPGPPGPPGQRGPAGPPGPRGPRGPAGESGVISAQKPQSIWYTQAGSNNNNFNSKPQYNQPFSGGYQS; encoded by the exons ATGAATCGCAGAGTGCAAATATTGG TGATCTTGGGCCTGGTTTTTGGCAGTCACGCGCGTATTCCCAACCTGCGGCGAGTTGTTGGATCGGGCCGTAGTAGCTTGGATATAGATGTCGAGGAACCGACTGGTCCACAAATTCTCATCTATTCCCCCGGCGATGCCATGGCACGATCCGATGACCAGGAGCCATCCTTCCATGAACCACAAATCAGGGAGGAAGTGGCGGACACCGAACCGGATAAGGACAGTCGCAAGGTTCCCGATTACCTCTACTCGAATGCCATTCCCATGGTTAATGATCAGAATGTGAAGTATGTGGTTCCCCAAGTGGCCGCCTTTCCCGTGGCCTATGGCCCTCAATTAATATCCAACAAGAATGCCATTAGCTCGAATCAAGGAAATGGCCTTTCCTATGTCGTGGTGCCCCGCGTCCAATTGGGTTTCAATGTTCAAGGACAATCGGGTTTCAATTGGCCTGGTCTGAATCTGCTGCCATCGAATCTCGCCGGTGAATCCACCGCTGCTGAGAAGGAGGAACCTCATCCACCCACTGCCTACATTCCCATTCCTGTGCCCGGTCCTCCTGGCCCGCCGGGCCCACCAGGTCCACCAGGGCAGCGGGGACCTGCAGGACCACCAGGTCCACGGGGTCCCCGAGGTCCTGCCGGCGAGTCTGGCGTTATTTCAGCTCAGAAACCTCAGAGCATTTGGTACACCCAAGCGGgtagcaacaataataacttTAATAGCAAGCCCCAGTACAACCAGCCATTTTCCGGTGGTTATCAAAGCTAA